In Flavobacterium praedii, the DNA window GTGAATACGTATACTTTTGAGAAAGTGTATTTTATTTTTACAATTTAAACACAAAGAGTCATGCCCACATAAAAGAGGTGAATTCAATTTTTCTAATATTAAACATTGTTATCTATTATGTAAAAATGGCTATAAAAAAAGGAACCAAATTCATGGTTCCTTTTTTATTATTTATTTACAATTATCAAACATTGCTTTAATTCTGGTTTTTCTATTGTGTAGTTAAACAACCACTCTCTTAATTGATCCAGTTCGAAAGGCAGTAGTGTTCTTATAGCTTTTTCTAATTCTTTACAAAACAATACTGGATCAAAACTTACTCTTTCCAACACAGATTTTGTGTAATCAAACATTATTTTAGACATAATAAATTAAGATTTTTGGGGTTAGATCTTGTTTTTAATGTGTTGTAAATGTACATTATTTTTTAAATATAAATTATAACTTTAACATAGAAATTAAGAAATTTATGATTTTTAAAATAATTATTTATCAGCTAAAAGTCAATAAGTACAATTATTTTCTTGCTCTAAACATCTCTCGTTTTCCTGGGGGACCTGCAAGCTTTTCGACAGTAAAACCAACCTCTATCATGCTTCTTTTTACAACACCACGAGCTGCATAAGTCACTAATACTGAATTAGGTTTTAAAGCATTATACATTTTTTCAAAAATTGCAGTACTCCATAATTCGGGTTGAACGCGATACCCAAACGCGTCAAAATAAATCAAATCAAATTTCTCAATATCATCAATTGATTCAAAAAACTGTTTTCTTTTTGTTAAAGAAAAACGTTCAGACAATTCCATTTTTTCTTCCCAATTTATAGCATGCATCTTTTCAAAAACAGCCTTAGAATCTGATGCTTCCAATTCTTCTAAATAGTTCATCGATTGAAGTTCTAAATCCGATATCGGATACGCTTCAACACCAACATAATCTATTGTTTGACCAAGTTTCTGAGCTTCCAAAAAAGTAATAAAAGCATTTAAACCTGTACCAAAACCAATCTCTAAAATAGCTATTTTTTGATTTGGAAATAATGCCAAACCATTTTTAATAAAAACATGTTTTGCTTCTTGTATTGCACCATGTTTTGAATGATAACACTCATTCCATTCTTTAATATGGATCGTTGTTGAGCCATCCAATGTCTGTATAATTTCTCTTTCCAA includes these proteins:
- the mnmD gene encoding tRNA (5-methylaminomethyl-2-thiouridine)(34)-methyltransferase MnmD, encoding MEREIIQTLDGSTTIHIKEWNECYHSKHGAIQEAKHVFIKNGLALFPNQKIAILEIGFGTGLNAFITFLEAQKLGQTIDYVGVEAYPISDLELQSMNYLEELEASDSKAVFEKMHAINWEEKMELSERFSLTKRKQFFESIDDIEKFDLIYFDAFGYRVQPELWSTAIFEKMYNALKPNSVLVTYAARGVVKRSMIEVGFTVEKLAGPPGKREMFRARK